The genomic segment CGAGGCTGGTGCCGGCCACGGAGCCGAGGCCGGACGGGGACTCGCTGCACGGCGTGTTCTCCTCCACCAAGGGCGCCGCCCATCTCGTCGTCGCACTGCTCGTCCAGGACGGTGTTCTGGAGCTCGACCGTGAAGTCGCCCACTACTGGCCGGAGTTCGCGGCCGAGGGCAAGGATGCGCTGACCCTTCGGGAGCTGCTCGCGCACCGGGCGGGGCTCGTCGGCACCGACGCCGGGTTCACGCTGGAGGAGCTGGCGGACGACCGCGTCATCGCCGAACGTCTCGCCGTCCAGCGGCCGTTCTGGCGTCCGGGCGCCGCCTTCGGCTACCACGCACTCGTCATCGGCGCGCTCACCGGAGAGGTCGTACGGCGGGTGACGGGCCGCACGCTCCAGGAGGTGTACGAGGAGCGGGTGCGCGCCCCGTACGGGCTCGACTTCTTCCTGGGGCTGCCGGCCGAGCTGGAGCCCCGCTTCCGGACCGTGCTGCCGATGACGCCCACGCCCGCGCAGCAGGCCGAGCTGGACGCCGTACCGCGCGGCCCGCACACGCTGGCGTCGATCGCGTTCAACAACCAGGTGCCGGAGCCGGGCGAACTGACGGACTTCCCCAACGCCCGTGTCGTGCGGGCGAGCGGGCAGTCGTCGGCGGGCGGCGTCGGCTCCGCGCGTGGACTGGCCCGGATGTACGCGGCGGCCATCAGCACGGTGGACGGCCGGCCGCCGCTGCTGAAGCCCGACACCATCGGCGAGATCGGCCAGATCCACTCCCTCGGCCACGACCTCGTGGCCCGCGCCCCCAGGGCGTTCGGCCTCGGCTTCCAGGCGACCGCCGAGAACCTGTATCACTTCCTCGGCGCCGGCACCTTCGGCCACAGCGGCGCCGGCGGCTCCCAGGCCTTCGCCGACCCCCGCAGCGGCCTCGCCTACGGCTACACCCGCCGCCGCATGGCCTTCCCCGGCGGGGCGGCACCGGAGAACACCGGATTCGTCCAGGCCGTGCACACGGCGGCCCTGGCCGTCTGAGCGCCGTACACCCGCTCCCGTACACATGGCGGAGCCCGCATCCCACGTCCAGGGATGCGGACTCCGTCGTAGGCAACGAACATGCGCGGGTGTTCGTCACGGGGAGGGGATCAGAGCTTGACGATCATCTTGCCGGTGTTGTCGCCGCGCAGGACGCCGAGGAAGGCCTCCAGGTTGTTCTCGATGCCCTCGACGACGGTCTCGCGGTACTTGAGCTCGCCGGAGCGGACCCAGGCGCCGACCTCCTGGACGAACTGGGGCTGGAAGTCGTAGTGGTCGCCGACGAGGACGCCCTCGACGCGGAGGCGGTTCTGCAGGATCTTGACCATGTTGCGCGGGCCCGGGGTCGGCTCGGTCGAGTTGTACTGGGAGATCATTCCGCAGATCACGGCCCGGCCCCGCAGGTTGAGCGCGCCGATCGCGGCCTCCAGGTGCTCGCCGCCGACGTTGTCGAAGTAGACGTCGATGCCCTCGGGGGCGGCGGCCTTGAGCTGCTCCCAGACGGGGCCGTCCTTGTAGTTGAAGGCGGCGTCGAAGCCGTACTCCTCGACGAGGAGCTTGACCTTGTCGTCGGAGCCGGCGGAGCCGATGACCCGGGAGGCGCCCTTGAGCTTGGCGATCTGGCCGACCTGGCTGCCGACGGCACCGGCGGCGCCGGAGACGAAGACCGCGTCGCCCTCCTTGAAGGCGCCGACCCGCAGCAGGCCCGCGTAGGCCGTCAGACCCGTCATGCCGAGGACGCCGAGGTAGGTGGAGAGCGGCGCGGCGTCCGGGTCGACCTTCACGGCCTGCTTGGCGTCGATCGTGGCGTACTCGCGCCAGCCGCCGAAGTGCAGCACGTGGTCGCCGACGGCGATGCCCTCGGCCGCCGAGGCGACGACCTCGCCCACGGCACCGCCCTGCATGACCTTGCCCAGCTCGAACGGGGCGACGTACGACTTCGCGTCGCTCATGCGGCCACGCATGTACGGGTCCACGGAGAGGTACGTGTTCCGTACGAGGACCTCACCCGCGCCGGGCTGCCGGATCTCCGCCTCGACCAGGGCGAAGTCCTCGTCCTTGGGCCAGCCCACGGGGCGGCTCAGCAGGTGCCATTCGCGGCTGGTGGCGGGGAGGGCGGGGGTGTCGGACATGGGGGTGGGCCTTCCTGCGGGTGCGTGGCGCATGCGGTGGGCATACCGTGCGGTTACTTCATTACCTGAAACAACCATGCGCTTGAATATTTCATGTTGTCAAGTAAAGAGGTAGCCTCGAACCCATGCCCACGCAGAAGACGACCCCCCGCATCGACCCGCTGACCATGGAGGTCGTCCAACTCATCGGCACGGTGGTGGCCCGCTACCACGAGGAGTACGAGGAAGCCGCCGCCGAGCACACGCTCACCGGCGCCCAGGCCCGCCTCCTGGGCCTCCTTTCCCTGGAACCGCTCCCCATGCGCCGCCTCGCCCAGAAACTCCGCTGCGAGCCGTCGAACGTGACGGGGATCGTGGACCGGCTGGAGGCACGGGGACTGGTCGAGCGCCTCCCCGACCCGAAGGACCGCCGCGTGAAGCTGGCGGCGGCCACGGCGGAGGGGCGCCGGGTGGCCGGCAGCCTGCGGGATTCCCTGGACTTCGCCCGGGAGCCGCTGGCGGCGCTGAGCACGGGTGAGCGGGAGTCGTTGCGGGATCTGCTGCGGCGGATGCTGGAGGCGTAGGACGGCTGCCCGCGCCTCGGGGTGGTCGTCGGTACGGCCCTGGTGTGGGGCGAGGTGGCGTCCGGGCGGCGGCGGGATGCGGCGGGAACGCGGCGCCAACTCGACCTGTCGGCAGAGGAGTCGGGCGGGGCCCGTAGCATGAGGGCCATGACAGCCCGCGCACAGCGACACAGCGCGCCACCGCCCCTGGGGCGGTGGCGGGCGTTGCTCGTGCTCGGGCTGCTGGCCGGGCTGTTCGGGATGCACGCACTGGCTCCCGGCGGTGTCCACCACGAACACGCCGAGCCGCGGCACGGAATGGCGGCCGCGGTCGCGGTGGCGGTCGACGCCCACGACGGCTGCCCGGGCGGCTGCGGCACGGACCACGCCCAGCACGCCGATCCGACCTGCGCGTCGGGCGCGGTGAGCGGCGGGCCGACACTGCCCGGACTCGTGCCCGACCCGGTGCCCGCACCCGTATCCGCCGACGACGTGTGCGCGTACGTGCTCTCACCTCCGGACGGCGCACGCGCACCCCCGTCCCTGGCGGAACTCCAACTCCTGCGGATCTAGACACCGCCCCGCACCGTGTCACCGGCTCGGCGACACGGCGCGCGTCGGCACGTCCGGATTCCGAATCCCTTTCGCACAGCAGGAGTTGCAGCATGCGCACCACCCGTACCCGTCCCCGTACCCGCACTCTGGCCCGCCGCGTCGCCGTGGTGGCCGCGTCGGCCACCGCCGCTCTCGTCCTCGCCGCCTGCGGAGGTGACGGCGGAGACGGCCACACCGCAGGCGGCCACGGCTCCGCTTCCTCGTCGGCCTCGTCGCCCACGTCGGCCGGCGCGCACAACGCCCAGGACGTGTCCTTCGCGCAGGGCATGATCCCGCACCACCGGCAGGCCCTGGAGATGGCCGGGCTGGCCGCAGACCAGGCGTCCTCCGCCGAGGTCAAGGACCTCGCCGCACGCGTGGAGAAGGCACAGGACCCGGAGATCGAGACCATGACCGGCTGGCTGAAGGCCTGGGGCGAGGACGTGCCGAGCGGGGCCGAGATGCCGGGCATGGATCACTCGGGCGGGGCCGGGATGCCCGGCATGATGGGCGGTAAGGACATGGCCGAGCTGGAGAAGGCGTCCGGCACCGCCTTCGACACCCTCTTCCTGACCATGATGGTCGAACACCACGAGGGCGCCGTGGAGATGGCCACGGCCGAGAAGAAGAAGGGCGCGTACGGGCCCGCCACGGCCATGGCCGACGACATCGTCACCGCGCAGACCGCCGAGATCGCCGAGATGAAGAAGCTCCTCGGCACAAGCTGACGGCACCCCGGTGGGGAGGGGCCCGATGACCCCAGGCCCCTCCCCCACCACCCTCGAACACGGGGCGCGGCCCGACCCGACCGGCTACCGTGTAATGCATGCCTACCCTGAATGACCCTTACGAGCTGAGCGTGGGCGTGCCCTCCGTCGAGGTCTTCCGCCGTCTGCGCACCGACGCCGGTCTGTCGGACAAGGATCCCGAAGCGGTCGCGCTCGCCCTGCCCCACACCTGGCACGGGGTGATACTGCGGCACGCGGGGCAGCCCGTCGGCATGGGGCGCGTCATCGGTGACGGCGGTACCGCGTTCCAGATCGTCGACATCTGCGTCCACCCCGCACACCAGGGCCGCGGCCTCGGCAGGCGCATCATGGCCGCGCTCACCGGGGAACTGGAGCGCCGGGCGCCCGCCACCGCCTACGTCTCCCTGATCGCGGACGGCCCCGCCCGCTTCCTCTACGAGAAGTTCGGCTTCGCCGACACCGCCGCGCACGGCTCGATCGGCATGTACCGCGTGATGGACGGGGGTTCCGGGCCCGGCGGGACACGGGCGGAGCCATAGGAGGGCGGGGCGGGGCGAATTGCGGTTGCCCTGCGGCGAGGGGGCTGTGAGGGTCGGCCGTATGGCCACCTTCCGCGCACCCGACCGCACTTCGCTCGCCTACCGCACGGCCGGCGACGGTCCGCCGCTCGTCTGCCTCCCCGGCGGGCCCATGCGCGCGTCCGCCTACCTCGGTGACCTCGGCGGGCTGGCCGCGCACCGGCGGCTGGTGATGCTGGATCTCCGGGGCACCGGGGAGTCGGCGGTCCCCGAGGACACCACCTCCTACCGCTGCGACCGGCTCGTCGGCGATGTGGAGGCGCTGCGCGAGCATCTCGGGGTGGAGCGCGTCGATCTGCTCGCGCACTGTGCCGGGGCGAACCTCGCGGCGGCGTATGTACGGGCGTATCCCGAGCGGGTCGGGCGGCTCGCTCTCATCACGCCCAGTCCCCTGGGTGTGGGGATCGCGGTCGGCGGCGAGGACCGGCTCGCGGTCGCCCGGCTCCGCGAGGGTGAGCCGTGGTTCGGGGAGGCGTTCGCGGCGTTGGAGGAGGTCGTGGCGGGGCGGGGAGCGCAGCGGCACTGGGCGGCCGTCGCCCCGTTCCTGCACGGGCGCCTGGACGAGGCCGCCCGGGCCCTCGACGCCGCCGACGCCGAGCAGCGCAATCCCGAGGCCGCGCGCGTCTTCGGGAGTGAGGGAGCCTTCGACCCGGAGGGGACGCGGGCCGCGTACCGGCGGTTCGGGGCGCCGGTGCTCGTGCTCGCCGGGGAGGTCGATCTCAACTCGCCGCCCGGTGCGATGGGCGAGTACGCCGCGCTGTTCCCCGGGGGCGCCGAGTTCGTCGTACAGCCGGGAGCCGGACATCATCCGTGGCTGGACGACGGCGATCGGTTCGTGGAGACCGTCGCGAAGTTCCTGGACCGGGAGAACCGGGCACCGGACCGGGAGAACTGAGCGAGGGGACGCTCACCCCGCAAGGGCGAGCGTCCCCTCCCGACCCGGGTCGCGCTCAGGTCTGTTTGCGTGCCGTCATCGCCCGCTGGATGAGGATGAACGCGCACAGCAGCACGCCTGTGGCGATCTTCGTCCACCAGGAGCTGAGGGTGCCCTCGAACTGGATGATGCTCTTGATGAGGCCCAGGACGAGGACACCGAACAGGGTGCCGAGGACGTAGCCGGAGCCGCCCGTGAGCAGCGTGCCGCCGATGACCACGGCGGCGATCGCGTCGAGTTCCATGCCGGTGGCGTGCAGGGGGTCACCGGACTGGATGTAGAGGGTGAAGAGCAGACCCGCCAGGGCCGAGCAGAAGCCGGACACCGTGTAGACGGCGATCTTGGTGCCGCCCTGCGGGAGGCCCATCAGCATCGCCGACTGCTCGTTGCCGCCGATGGCGTACACGCGGCGGCCGAAGCGGGTGTAGTGCAGGACGTAGAAGGCCACGGCCAGGACCACCAGGGCGACGATCGCGCCGATGGACAGGAAGCCGATCCCCAGCTGGGCCTGTGTCTGGGCCAGGCTGCTCACCGTCTCGTCGCCGATGGCGATGGACTCCTTGCTGATGACCAGGCACAGGCCCCGGAAGAGGAAGAGCCCGGCCAGGGTCACGATGAAGGGCTGGATCTCGAAGTTCTGGATCACATAGCCCATCAGGAAGCCGCCGAAGGCGCCCACGGCCAGGGCCATGGGGATCACCAGCAGGATCGGCAGGCCCTGGCGCTCCACCATCCAGGCCGTGAACATCGTCGTGAAGCCGATCACCGAGCCGACCGAGAGGTCGATGCCGCCGGAGAGGATCACGAAGGTCGCGCCCACGGCGGCCACCAGCAGATAGCCGTTGTCGATGAAGAGGTTGAGGAAGACCTGCGGTTCGTTGAAACCGTAGTTCTGGTAGCGGCCCAGGCCCGCGATGTACATCGCGAGGAAGAGCGCGGCGGTCACCAGGACGGGCAGCCGCCGGTCGGCGAGGAGCGCCGAGACCTTGGACGTGGTCGTGGACGTCGGTGCCGTACGGCTGTCCTGGGACGGCGGGGTCTTGGTGGTCGCGGTCATCACGACACCTCCATCTTCGGGGCCGCCTCGGCGGGCGTCGTGACGGTCTTCGCCGGGGCCGCGGGCGACGTACCGCCGCCGGTCGCGCCGGGCTTGGAACCGAACCGGGCGCCGAAGACCTTCGCGCGGAACTTCGGGGACTGGAGCAGGCAGACGACGATCACGACGGCCGCCTTGAAGACCAGGTTGGTCTGGGTGGGCACGCCGATCGTGTAGATCGTCGTCGTGAGGGTCTGGATGACCAGGGCACCGATCACCGTGCCGCCGATGGAGAACCGGCCGCCCAGCAGCGAGGTGCCGCCGATCACCACGGCGAGGATCGCGTCGAGTTCGATCCACAGGCCGGCGTTGTTGCCGTCGGCGGCCGAGGTGTTGGAGCTGATCATCAGGCCCGCGATGCCCGCGCACAGGGCGCAGAAGACGTAGACCATGATCTTGATACGGCGGGAGCGGATGCCGACCAGGCGGCTGGCCTCGGCGTTGCCGCCGACCGACTCGACGAGGAGGCCGAGGGCCGTCCTGCGGGTCAGCAGGACGGTGACCGCCACGACCACGGCCACCACGAAGATGGAGAACGGCAGCGTCAGCCAGTAGCCGCCGCCGATCAGCTTGTACGGCTCGCTGTTGATCGTGATGATCTGGCCGTCGGTGATCAGCTGGGCCACGCCTCGGCCCGCGACCATGATGATGAGGGTCGCGATGATGGGCTGGATGCCCATCCTGGCCACCAGGAAGCCGTTCCACAGACCGCAGACCACCGCCGCCACCAGGCCGATGCCCATGGCCAGGAACACCCCGGCCAGCGCGCTCTGGTCCGCCTGGTCGCTGATGTACGAGCAGGTCAGGGCGCCGGTGATGGCGACGACCGCGCCGACGGAGAGGTCGATGCCGCCGGTGGCGATGACCAGGGTCATGCCGACCGCCACCAGGATCAGGGGCGAACCGAAGAGCACGATCGAGACGAGGCTGCCGTAGAGGTGGCCGTCCGTCATCCTGATCGAGAAGAAGTCGGGGGTGAAGGGGACGTTGACGAGCAGCAGGGCTACCAGGACCGCGACGGGCCAGAACAGGTGGTGGTGCGTCAGCGCTCGCCAGCGGGACGTCGTGGCTGTCGTGGCCGCGGATGGGGTGGTCACTGGTGTTCTCCGCTCGCGATGGTCTCCAGGATCTTGCTGGTGGTGATCTCCGGCCCGTTGGTGAGCGTCGCCACCAGCTTGCGGTCGCGCAGCACGCCGATGGTGTGGCTGAGGCGGAGGACCTCCTCCAGCTCGGCCGCGATGTAGAGCACGGCCATGCCGTCCTCGGAGAGGGACACCACGAGCTTCTGGATCTCGGCCTTGGCGCCGACGTCGATGCCCCGGGTGGGCTCGTCGAGGATCAGCAGCTTCGGCTGGGTGATCAGCCAGCGGGCGAGCAGCACCTTCTGCTGGTTGCCGCCGCTGAGCTGGCCGACGCGGGCCTCGGGGTTGGCGGGCCGGATGTCGAGGGCCTTGATGTACTTGGCGACCAGTTCGTCGCGCTGGGCGGCCGGGATGGGCCGGGTCCAGCCGCGGGCCGCCTGGAGGGCCAGGATGATGTTCTCCCGGACCGTCAGATCGGGGACCAGGCCCTCGGCCTTGCGGTTCTCCGAGCAGAACGCGACCCCGGCGCCGATGGCGTCGTTCGGGGCGTTCATCGGGACCTGCTTGCCGCCCACGGTGACCTTGCCGCTGTCGGGCTGGTCGGCGCCGAAGAGCAGCCGGGCGAGTTCGGTGCGGCCCGAACCGAGCAGGCCGGCGAGGCCCACGACCTCGCCCTTCTTGATGTCCAGGTCGAAGGGGGCGATGCCGCCCGTGCGGCCGAGGCCGTCCGCGTGCAGCAGGGTCTCGCCGACGTCGGCGTGCAGCTGGTGCTCGTGGAGCTCCTCCAGCTGGTCCAGGTCCTTGCCGATCATCAGCTGGATCAGGCCGACCTGGTCGAGTTCGCTGACCATGTGCTCGCCGACGAGGGTGCCGTTGCGCAGGACGGTCATGCGGTCGCAGATCTCGTAGATCTGGTCGAGGAAATGCGAGACGAAGAGGATCGCGACCCCCTCGTCCTTCAACCGCCGCATCAGCCGGAAGAGTTCGAGGACCTCGTCGCGGTCGAGGCTGGACGTCGGCTCGTCGAGGACGAGCACCTTGGTGCCGGCTCCGACCCCGTCGCCGGTGCCCACCGACCGTACGATCGCGACCAGTTGCTGCACGGCCAGCGGGTACGAGGACAGCGGTGCCGTCACGTCGATGTCGAGGCCGAGCCGGTCGACCAGCTCGGCGGCCTCCTTGCGCAGCCGCTTCCACTGGATGCGGCCGAAGCGGGTGGGTTCACGGCCGATGAAGATGTTCTCCGCCACCGACAGGTTGGGGCAGAGGTTGACCTCCTGGTAGACCGTGTTGACCCCGGCCTGCTGCGCCTGCAGCGGGCTGGCGAACCGCACGGGCTCTCCGTCGAGGGTGATCGTGCCGCCGTCCAGGGAGTAGACCCCGGTCAGCACCTTGATCAGGGTGGACTTGCCGGCGCCGTTCTCGCCCATCAGAGCGTGTATCTCGCCGGGGAAGAGCCGGAAGTCGACGCCCGACAGAGCCCGTACCCCCGGGAATTCTTTGACTATGCCCGTCATCTCCAGGACGGGCCGCGGCTCTGCCATAAGTCTCCTAGCGAGGGACCACCGGCTGTGTCCGGTGGGGGAATTCACTTGCCTGGGCTGTGTTACGTGCGTTCCGCCCCGAAAGGGGTCGGTTCGGGCTGGACCGCGACCTTCGGGTTGGAAGCCCCCACATGGGGCGGAGTCACGGCAGCGCTCCTCATGCGATCGAATCGCTGCAGACCCACAGGGGCCCGGCCGACCGAGGTCTCGGTCGGCCGGAGGCTCCCTGACCGGTGGGTGCGGTGGGTCAGTACTTGCGGGTGGGGAGGGCGTCCTTGGCCTGGTCCTGCATGAAGTCGCTCTCCTTGGTCTTGATCCAGCGATCGACCGTCTCGCCGTCCTTGACCTTCTGCACGACCTCCATCAGCTGGGGGCCGAGCAGCGGGTTGCACTCGACGATGGCGTTGATCTTGCCCTCGGACATCGCGATGAAGCCGTCCTTCACGCCGTCGACCGTGACGATCAGGATGTCCTTGCCGGGCTTCTTGCCGGCCGCCTCGATGGCCTGGATGGCACCGATGCCCATGTCGTCGTTGTGCGCGAACAGCACGTCGATGTCCGGGTTGGACTGCAGGAAGGCCGCCATGACCTGCTTGCCGCCGGCGCGGGTGAACTCACCGGTCTGGCTGACGACGATCTCCCAGTCGTCCTTGTGCTCGGCGTCCATGACCTCCTTGAAGCCCTTGGCGCGCTCGATCGCGGGGGCGGCACCGGTGGTGCCCTCCAGCTGGGCGATCTTCACCTTGCCCTTGTGGCCGGCCTTCTCCAGGACCTTCTCCAGGATCTTGGCGGCGCGTCGGCCCTCGTCCGTGAAGTCGGAGCCGACCAGGGTGACGAACAGGGACTCGTCGGAGGTCTCGACGGAGCGGTCGGTCAGGACCACCGGGATGTTCTTGGCCTTGGCCTCCTTCAGCACCGCGTCCCAGCCGGTGACGACCACCGGCGAGAAGGCGATGACGTCCACACCCTGGGTGATGTAGCTGCGGATCGCGGAGATCTGGTTCTCCTGCTTCTGCTGGGCGTCGGAGAACTTGAGCGTGTAGCCCGCCTCCTTGGCCGCCGACTTCACCGAGTCGGTGTTGGCGCTGCGCCAGCCGCTCTCCGAGCCGACCTGGGAGAAGCCGAGGGTGATCTTCTTGCTGCCGCCGGAGCCGGAGGTACCGGTGGAGCTGTCGTCCTCCTTGGCGCAGGCCGTCAGACCGGCCGCGGCCGCCACGCCGACCGCCGTGGTGAGGAAGTTCCGTCTGCTGAGCATGTTCTTCTCCTTTGAAGAGCCGGTCCGAGGACGGACCGTTGGTACTCGTGGTGGACCGGCCGCACTGCGTCCAACCTGTCGATCATTGTTCGAAATGTCGGCCACACTGATGGATGGAAAGCGTTGGGTCGTTCGGTGCCGCGTCAGCCCGGTGGAGGCAGGTACGGGAAGGTGCTGGCGCGGACGACGAGTTGGGGTTCGATGGCGATCCGGGACAGCCCGGCAGGGGTCCGGCCCTCGATCAGGTCGAGCAGCAGGGCGATGCTCCGCTGGCCCACCGTGGAGAAGTCCTGCCGGACGGTGGTGAGAGGAGGCGCGAAGAACTCCGACTCCGGGATGTCGTCGAAGCCGACCACCGCGACGTCCTGGGGCGTGCGTACGCCCGCCTCCCGCAGCGCGCGCAACACCCCCAGCGCCATCTGGTCGTTGGCGACGAAGACGGCGGTGAGGCCCCGGCCCACCCAGCCGGCCAGTTCCTGGCCGGCCCGGTAGCCCGACAGCGGGCTCCAGTCCCCGTGCAGCGGCTGCGGCGGTTCGACGCCCGCCTCCTCGAGGGTGGCCCGCCAGCCGACGGTCCGGTCCGCCGCCTCCTGCCAGTCCTCGGGGCCGGCGAGGTGCCAGACCTTGCGGTGCCCCGCGGCGAGCAGATGACCGGTGGCCAGCCGCGCGCCCAGTTCCTGGTCCACGTTGACGCTGGGGATCTCCGAACCGGAGCCGGTACCCACGGCCACCACCGGGAAGGGGTGCCGGAGTTCGGCGAGGGCCGCGACCGCCGATCGCTGCGGGGCGAGGGCGATCACCCCCTCCACACCGCCGTCACTGAGGCGGTCGACGGCCTCGGAGAGCGTCTCCACGGTCAGTTCGCGCAGACTGACCGTCGAGACGAGGTACCCCTCGGCCCGTGCCGCCTCCTCCAGCGCGAACAGCGTGCTGGCCGGCCCGTAGAGCGTGGTGTTGGAGGCGACCACGCCCAGCGTCTGGGTGCGCCGGGTCACCAGGGCCCGTGCGGAGGAGTTGCGACGGTAGCCCATCTCCTCGATCGCGCGCTGCACCCGGGCCCTGGTCTCGACCCGCACGTTGGGGTGATCCCCCAGGACGCGGGAGACGGTCTGGTGGGAGACGCCGGCCTGGCGTGCCACGTCGGCCATGGTGGGCGGCCGGAGCTGCGAGTGGGGCACGGCCGCACCTCCTCGGTGGTCGACGGTGGACAGGTTCTGTGCTGCGGGTAAGTCCTGTGGTGGCGATGGTTCCCGTGCCGTGGACGGGCCCTGGACGGCGGGCGGATGATTCCGCGCCGTCGGCTTCACGCCGGGATTCCGGAAAGCCCCAGGTCGGCCGCTGGTAAGGCGAGTTGGGGCGCTGCTTGCACGACGCTCGTACCTCCTCGGATGCCCTGCGGCGTCGACTGGTGAATGCGGAGGTCATTGTGAGCGCTAACAATTCATGGCGGTCAAGAGGGCTGCGTCAGGGAAGGCGTCACGGTTGAATAACGCGACCGTCGGCGCGACCCGGGGACGGTGGGCCCGGACACGGCGGAGCCCCCGGCCGGGGACCCCGGTCCGGGGGCTTTGACCTGCGGTTCTCGCTACGAGCACCACCACAGGAACTGCTTGCACGTCGCCGAGGGACTGGGCTCCGGAGTGGGATCGTCCTCGGTCGGTTCGGTGGTCGGGGGGTCGGTGTCCTCGGGGTCGGAGGTCGGGTCCTGCGCCGAAGGGGCCGGGCTCGCTGTCACGTTGGAGGCCGAGCGGTCCACGGGCTTGTCGTCGTCCTCGGTGCCCTTGTCGGCCTCGGACTTCTCGGACTCCGAGGCCGACGGGGACGCCGACTTGTCCGGGTTCTTCCCGTCCCGCTCGGCGTCGGCGGAGTCGTCCGAGCGCTCGCCGGCACCCTCGGCGTCGTCCGCCGAAGCCGTGGGGGACGCGTCGGAGGAATCGTCCACGGACGCCGTGCGCGGCTCCGACGGCGGTGCCTCCATGCCGAGTTCGGCGAGGCTCAGCCCGCCCGCGGCGAGCAGCAGACCGGCTCCGATCATCAGCAATCGCCGGCGGCGGCGACGGTGCGCCGCGGCCTTGCGGTCGCGCCGGCCGGCCCGCGCACCACGGCCGCGGCTCTGTGACCGGGACCGGGACCGGGCGCGGCGGGGGCCGCTCTCGGGGGTGTCGTCCTCGTACGCGTCGTCGCGTTCGTCCACGACCGTGTCGTCCGGGGCGGCCGACGCGTCCGGGTGGGTCCGGCAGTCTTCGGCCGACGCGCCGCACCCCGAGCAGGAGAGGGCGCCATTGAGGTGCCGTTGGCACGGGTGGCAGTAATCCATGACGCCGGAAGATTATGTTCCGTAGCGGTGACGTTCCCGGGTGGGCCCGTGAAAGTTGTGTAGGAACCTCATGGACCGGTACACCGGGCGGGGACGGTCCGGATCATTTGCCCGCCATCCCGGCCATCGGCCGCCATCGACACGAAACAGTTGTGTGTTCGACCCATTGACACTCCGACCGAGTCGTCCTTACTGTCGCGACCAGCATTTCGAACGAGCGACGAAATTTCGAACAGACCACAGAGGACAGGGAGTACCGTGCGCATCACGGGAATCAGCACGCACGTGGTCGGGACGCCGTGGCGAAACCTGACCTACGTCCTGGTGCACACCGACGAGGGACTCACCGGCGTCGGCGAGACCCGCATGCTGGGCCACACC from the Streptomyces sp. NBC_00310 genome contains:
- a CDS encoding sugar ABC transporter ATP-binding protein, giving the protein MAEPRPVLEMTGIVKEFPGVRALSGVDFRLFPGEIHALMGENGAGKSTLIKVLTGVYSLDGGTITLDGEPVRFASPLQAQQAGVNTVYQEVNLCPNLSVAENIFIGREPTRFGRIQWKRLRKEAAELVDRLGLDIDVTAPLSSYPLAVQQLVAIVRSVGTGDGVGAGTKVLVLDEPTSSLDRDEVLELFRLMRRLKDEGVAILFVSHFLDQIYEICDRMTVLRNGTLVGEHMVSELDQVGLIQLMIGKDLDQLEELHEHQLHADVGETLLHADGLGRTGGIAPFDLDIKKGEVVGLAGLLGSGRTELARLLFGADQPDSGKVTVGGKQVPMNAPNDAIGAGVAFCSENRKAEGLVPDLTVRENIILALQAARGWTRPIPAAQRDELVAKYIKALDIRPANPEARVGQLSGGNQQKVLLARWLITQPKLLILDEPTRGIDVGAKAEIQKLVVSLSEDGMAVLYIAAELEEVLRLSHTIGVLRDRKLVATLTNGPEITTSKILETIASGEHQ
- a CDS encoding ABC transporter substrate-binding protein, whose translation is MLSRRNFLTTAVGVAAAAGLTACAKEDDSSTGTSGSGGSKKITLGFSQVGSESGWRSANTDSVKSAAKEAGYTLKFSDAQQKQENQISAIRSYITQGVDVIAFSPVVVTGWDAVLKEAKAKNIPVVLTDRSVETSDESLFVTLVGSDFTDEGRRAAKILEKVLEKAGHKGKVKIAQLEGTTGAAPAIERAKGFKEVMDAEHKDDWEIVVSQTGEFTRAGGKQVMAAFLQSNPDIDVLFAHNDDMGIGAIQAIEAAGKKPGKDILIVTVDGVKDGFIAMSEGKINAIVECNPLLGPQLMEVVQKVKDGETVDRWIKTKESDFMQDQAKDALPTRKY
- a CDS encoding SCO2400 family protein, with product MDYCHPCQRHLNGALSCSGCGASAEDCRTHPDASAAPDDTVVDERDDAYEDDTPESGPRRARSRSRSQSRGRGARAGRRDRKAAAHRRRRRRLLMIGAGLLLAAGGLSLAELGMEAPPSEPRTASVDDSSDASPTASADDAEGAGERSDDSADAERDGKNPDKSASPSASESEKSEADKGTEDDDKPVDRSASNVTASPAPSAQDPTSDPEDTDPPTTEPTEDDPTPEPSPSATCKQFLWWCS
- a CDS encoding LacI family DNA-binding transcriptional regulator; this encodes MPHSQLRPPTMADVARQAGVSHQTVSRVLGDHPNVRVETRARVQRAIEEMGYRRNSSARALVTRRTQTLGVVASNTTLYGPASTLFALEEAARAEGYLVSTVSLRELTVETLSEAVDRLSDGGVEGVIALAPQRSAVAALAELRHPFPVVAVGTGSGSEIPSVNVDQELGARLATGHLLAAGHRKVWHLAGPEDWQEAADRTVGWRATLEEAGVEPPQPLHGDWSPLSGYRAGQELAGWVGRGLTAVFVANDQMALGVLRALREAGVRTPQDVAVVGFDDIPESEFFAPPLTTVRQDFSTVGQRSIALLLDLIEGRTPAGLSRIAIEPQLVVRASTFPYLPPPG
- a CDS encoding ABC transporter permease, producing the protein MTTPSAATTATTSRWRALTHHHLFWPVAVLVALLLVNVPFTPDFFSIRMTDGHLYGSLVSIVLFGSPLILVAVGMTLVIATGGIDLSVGAVVAITGALTCSYISDQADQSALAGVFLAMGIGLVAAVVCGLWNGFLVARMGIQPIIATLIIMVAGRGVAQLITDGQIITINSEPYKLIGGGYWLTLPFSIFVVAVVVAVTVLLTRRTALGLLVESVGGNAEASRLVGIRSRRIKIMVYVFCALCAGIAGLMISSNTSAADGNNAGLWIELDAILAVVIGGTSLLGGRFSIGGTVIGALVIQTLTTTIYTIGVPTQTNLVFKAAVVIVVCLLQSPKFRAKVFGARFGSKPGATGGGTSPAAPAKTVTTPAEAAPKMEVS